TTGTAAAGCTAATTTTCTAATCCTTTGCAGCTTGTTTTTTAACGTTGCATCCAGCAATTGCGATCCAACTCTAACTAAAAGACCACCCAAAACATTCTTATCCACAACTACATTTAGAATTATTTTTTTATTAAATATCGCCCCAAGCTCATCGGAAAGTTTTTTACTCTCAGCTTCAGGCAAAGCAACTGCACTGGTAACAAAAACCCTAAGCTCATTATTATGAACTTCAAGACTTTCAAAAAAAGCTTTTCGGATATCATCGATCGCATAAACTTTATTTTGCCTGACAAGCACTCTTAAAAAGTTATGTGTAATCTCATTCAGCTCAAGCTTTGAAATTGCCGTATTTAAAAATATATTTTTAATTTTAGAAGGAACTACCTTGGGCAGTATGAATTTCAAATACCGCTGATTCTCCTTAAAGACTACTTTTAACTTATCTAAATCCGCAGCCACCTCTTTTAAAGCATGCACACCTTGGGCGGCACTAAAAAGTGCTTCTGAGTAACGCTTAGCGGTAACATTTCTTGCTGCTTCCATAATATACTTAAATATTAACACTGGGTAGGATTATCATACATTTATTCTACTTACAAGCATAACTGTAAAATAATTTTCATATAAAAAAGACTTGCAAAAAGTAAGTAAGGTAATATATTAGTTTCTGTTTTTAAGTCTTTGGGATGTCGCCAAGTGGTAAGGCAGCGGTTTTTGATACCGCCATTCGTAGGTTCGAATCCTGCCATCCCAGCCATTTAAAATTTATTCATATATCTGCTAAAATATTCTATAATTTTTTCTAACCTTCGCGCGCTAGCAAGCCTTACTTCTTAACCAACAGTATATAATGGCTTCTGCCGGCCAAGGCTTTGGTTTCATACTTAGTTTTTACCCAATACTCAGGCTGTTCATATATGTCAAAATTTTCATCATTAAATTTAAATAAGTCAATCTCTTCTATATCTTTAAGAATTGATTGAGCATAATCTTTGTGATCGGTTGCAATAATTAATTCACCAGTATTACATAACTTTTCATGTATCATGCTTAATGTTTCTTTATTAATAACTCTGCGTTTTTTTTGTTTATTTTTCGGCCATGGATCGGGGAATAATATATAAACTGTTTGTAACACACCAACTTCTATAATCTCCAACGCATTTCTTGCATCATCGGGATAAAGCAAAATATTTTTCAAACCTTGGTTTTTAATTTCATCCAATACTTTGGTCACCCCGTTTAAGTAAGGCTCACAACCGATAAACAAAGTTTTAGGATTTTTTATTGCTTGTGCTAATATGTGATCTCCATTACCGAAACCGATTTCAAACTTGGCTCGTGTATAATTCTTTAGCACATTTTCAAAATT
The endosymbiont of Acanthamoeba sp. UWC8 DNA segment above includes these coding regions:
- the atpH gene encoding ATP synthase F1 subunit delta, whose product is MEAARNVTAKRYSEALFSAAQGVHALKEVAADLDKLKVVFKENQRYLKFILPKVVPSKIKNIFLNTAISKLELNEITHNFLRVLVRQNKVYAIDDIRKAFFESLEVHNNELRVFVTSAVALPEAESKKLSDELGAIFNKKIILNVVVDKNVLGGLLVRVGSQLLDATLKNKLQRIRKLALQN
- the trmB gene encoding tRNA (guanosine(46)-N7)-methyltransferase TrmB, which gives rise to MNQEKKYLSSFARRISRKLSPYQKELLDQFLPLVLFNGENFENVLKNYTRAKFEIGFGNGDHILAQAIKNPKTLFIGCEPYLNGVTKVLDEIKNQGLKNILLYPDDARNALEIIEVGVLQTVYILFPDPWPKNKQKKRRVINKETLSMIHEKLCNTGELIIATDHKDYAQSILKDIEEIDLFKFNDENFDIYEQPEYWVKTKYETKALAGRSHYILLVKK